Within the Nocardioides aurantiacus genome, the region GGGGCGAAGGCTCACGTGGCCAGTCCACCGGACCTGGGCGCGCACCGCCACCACGGGCGACGACGAGAACGTCTCGGATCCGAGACCACACCGGTGTCGTTTGGAGGGGCGCGCTACGGGTACGTTCCTCCTCGACGGGGGGATCCGTCACGAAGGGAGTCAGGACATGGTCGTCCTGGGTTTGATCCTGCTCATCATCGGTCTGGTGCTGCCCCAGTCCATCCTCACCACGATCGGCATCATCTTGATCGTGGTCGGTCTGGTGCTCAACCTGGTCCCGATCGGCGGCAGCCGGCGGCGCGTCTTCTAGCGTCTCGTCCGGAGGCACAGCTCCACTGCAACGAGACACCCACCCCGGGTGACGACCCGGGACGAACAAGCCCCACGGCGCACCACGGCCCACGGCTCCGAAGGCCCCGGACCATCTCGGTCCGGGGCCTTCGGCACGTCCGAACCCAATCTCGCGCCCGGCGGCACCGGCCCCGCGATGGCCTAACCTCACCGCGTGGACGCCGACGTCGAGAAGCTGCGCCGCCTCGTGCGGATCCCGACGGTCTCCTCGACCGACGAGGCCGAGGTCGACGCCGAGGTCTTCGAGCGGTTCCTGGCCGTCCTGGCCGAGGCGTTCCCGCTGCTGCACGACCGGCTCGGGACCACCCGCGTGCGCGACCACTCGCTGCTGCTGCGGTGGGCCGGTCGCGACGCGGACGCCGACCCCGTGGTGCTGATGGCCCACCTCGACGTCGTCCCGGTCGACCCCACGGCCCCCTGGCAGCACCCGCCCTTCGGGGCCGAGGTCCACGACGGGGCGGTGTGGGGGCGCGGCACGCTCGACGACAAGGGCTCGCTGGTGGCGATCTGCGTCGCCGTCGAGCGACTGCTGGCCGACGGCGTGGTGCCGGCGCGCGACGTGTGGCTCTCCTTCGGCGCCCGCGAGGAGGTCTCCGGCGAGGACGCCGCCGCGGCCGTCGGGCTGCTGCGCGAGCGCGGGGTGACACCGTGGTTCGTGCTCGACGAGGGCGGCGCGGTCGCCCACCAGGCCTTCCCCGGCGTCGCCCCGCCGCTCGGCGTCGTCGGCGTCTCCGAGAAGGGCACCACCACGCTCGAGCTGGTCGCCGAGGGCCGCGGCGGCCACTCCTCCACCCCGTCGCGCGGGGGTCCGACGGCGCGCATCGCCCGGGCCGTCCTACGCCTGGAGGGACGGCCGTTCCCCGCCCGGCTGCCCGCGCCCACCGCCGAGCTGTTCCGCCGGATCGCACCCCACGCCCCGCTGCCGCTGCGACCGCTGTTCGCCGCCGCCCGCCGGCTCGAGCCCCTGGTGACGCGCGCGCTGCTGGCGGCCGGGCCCGAGCCCGCCGCCCTGGTGCGCACGACGATGGCGGTGACCCAGCTGTCCGGCTCGCCGGCCCACAACGTGCTGGCCTCACGGGCCACCGCGGCCGTCAACCTGCGGATCCTGGTCGGCGACACCGTCGCGAGCGCCACCGAGCACGTCCGCCGCGCCGTCGCCGACGACTCGATCACCATCACCGCCCTCGAGGCCGGCGAGCCCTCGCCGGTCTCGCCGGTCGACGACCCGGCGTTCGAGCTGCTGGCGGCCACGATCGCGGCCGAGTTCCCCGACGCCGTCCCCACGCCCTACGTCATGATGGCCGCCACCGACAGCCGGTTCTTCACCGCGATCTGCGAGCGGGTCTACCGGTTCACGCCGTTCCGGATGACCAAGGCGCAGCGCGAGAGCATCCACTCCTACGACGAGCACGTCGGTGTCGCGGACTGGCTCGCGGGCGTCGACTGGTACACCCGCCTGCTCCGGGACCTCCCGTGACCACCGCGACCCGCCCG harbors:
- a CDS encoding M20/M25/M40 family metallo-hydrolase codes for the protein MDADVEKLRRLVRIPTVSSTDEAEVDAEVFERFLAVLAEAFPLLHDRLGTTRVRDHSLLLRWAGRDADADPVVLMAHLDVVPVDPTAPWQHPPFGAEVHDGAVWGRGTLDDKGSLVAICVAVERLLADGVVPARDVWLSFGAREEVSGEDAAAAVGLLRERGVTPWFVLDEGGAVAHQAFPGVAPPLGVVGVSEKGTTTLELVAEGRGGHSSTPSRGGPTARIARAVLRLEGRPFPARLPAPTAELFRRIAPHAPLPLRPLFAAARRLEPLVTRALLAAGPEPAALVRTTMAVTQLSGSPAHNVLASRATAAVNLRILVGDTVASATEHVRRAVADDSITITALEAGEPSPVSPVDDPAFELLAATIAAEFPDAVPTPYVMMAATDSRFFTAICERVYRFTPFRMTKAQRESIHSYDEHVGVADWLAGVDWYTRLLRDLP